A stretch of Ipomoea triloba cultivar NCNSP0323 chromosome 11, ASM357664v1 DNA encodes these proteins:
- the LOC115997471 gene encoding protein ACTIVITY OF BC1 COMPLEX KINASE 8, chloroplastic-like isoform X2: MLVHFDLKDFQEKFSTQLRPWQRSFQFWARTADIYTGYKAFQVRMCFEKDVQKQEAMWERQHEVAAEKIYNMCSELGGFFLKVAQIIGKPDLAPAAWVRRLVTLCDQAPATSYSVIKVVLEKELGQSVDDLFERFDVEPLGSASIAQVHRARLRGNKNDVVVKVQHPGVQELMMTDIRNLQAFALYMQKTDIKFDLFSVTKEMEKQISYEFDFKREADAMQRIQNFLYKNNKKSPVLVPRVMRDMVSRRVLVMEYIDGIPILKMGDEMAKRGINPSGKLAVAAKQNILKSLSLAYGQMILKSGFFHADPHPGNILICKGSEVALLDYGQVKDLPENLRLGYANLILAIADNDQVKALQSYRELGINTVCKCEDELKELLRLAQTMFDTKLPPGVTMLQPFSEGSSIKKIAVQGWLGRHVTETWICN; the protein is encoded by the exons ATGCTTGTCCATTTCGATCTCAAGGACTTCCAAGAAAAGTTTTCAACCCAGCTGAGACCATGGCAACGTTCTTTCCAGTTCTGGGCTCGCACTGCTGATATCTACACTGGTTATAAA GCATTTCAAGTGAGAATGTGCTTTGAGAAGGATGTACAGAAGCAGGAGGCGATGTGGGAGAGGCAGCATGAGGTTGCTGCAGAGAAGATATACAACATGTGTTCTGAGCTCGGTGGCTTTTTCCTAAAG GTTGCTCAAATTATTGGGAAGCCTGATTTGGCTCCGGCTGCATGGGTCAGAAGGCTAGTTACTCTCTGCGATCAAGCCCCTGCTACGTCATATAGTGTGATCAAAGTAGTGCTGGAGAAGGAGTTGGGTCAAAGTGTTGATGACCTGTTTGAACGATTTGATGTGGAACCACTTGGTTCTGCTTCCATTGCACAG GTTCACCGTGCTAGACTTAGAGGCAACAAGAATGATGTTGTTGTCAAG GTCCAACATCCAGGTGTTCAAGAACTGATGATGACAGATATCCGTAACCTTCAAGCCTTTGCATTATACATGCAAAAGACAGATATCAAGTTTGATTTATTCTCTGTAACCAAGGAAATGGAGAAACAG ATTAGTTATGAATTTGACTTTAAGAGGGAGGCTGATGCTATGCAAAGAATTCAAAATTTTCTATACAAGAATAACAAGAAGTCACCAGTTCTGGTGCCACGGGTGATGCGAGATATGGTCAGCAG GAGGGTTCTAGTTATGGAGTATATTGATGGAATACCAATTCTAAAGATGGGGGACGAAATGGCAAAGAGAGGCATAAATCCTAGTGGCAAGTTGGCAGTAGCTGCAAAGCA GAATATCCTGAAAAGTTTATCACTTGCATATGGGCAAATGATACTAAAGAGTGGTTTCTTTCACGCAGATCCTCATCCTGGAAATATTTTAATCTGTAAAGGTTCTGAG GTTGCCTTGCTTGACTATGGGCAAGTGAAGGATCTTCCTGAGAATCTGAGGCTAGGATATGCTAACTTGATTCTTGCTATTGCTGATAATGACCAGGTGAAGGCCCTACAGAGTTACAG AGAGCTTGGAATAAACACCGTGTGCAAATGCGAGGATGAACTAAAAGAGCTGCTTAGACTGGCACAAACTATGTTTGATACAAAACTACCCCCTGGCGTGACAATGCTTCAACCTTTCTCTGAAGGatcttcaattaaaaaaattgcggTTCAG GGTTGGTTAGGGCGTCATGTGACAGAAACATGGATATGTAATTGA
- the LOC115996522 gene encoding GRAS family protein RAM1-like — protein MLESKRPKRAPSIGDCLGSNEIRNSLSRVHFRDHVLAYSQRFLAAEAVELQAADEMIGSDNGESADGMKLVQLLISCAEAVACRDKSRASVLLSELRSSALVFGTSFQRVASCFVQGLADRLALVQPLGTVGYLTPAAALDAAAASEKDEALRLVYEICPHIQFGHYIANASIVEALEGESFIHVVDLGLSLGLPYGHQWRHLIQRLASSNRPLRRLRITAVGTLLHRFRSIGEELKDYASGHGINLEFSIVESNLETLKASDIKIVDGEVLAVNSVLQLHRVVKESRGALNSVLQIIHELSPKILVLVEQDSGHNGPFFLGRFMEALHYYSAIFDSLDAMLPKYDTRRAKIEQFYFAEEIKNIVSCEGPARVERHERVDQWRRRMSRAGFQAAPIKMVAQAKQWLAKTSPCEGYTVTEEKGCLVLGWHSKPIVAASCWKC, from the coding sequence ATGCTGGAGAGTAAGAGGCCGAAGAGAGCACCGAGTATAGGTGACTGTCTTGGGAGCAACGAAATCCGGAATAGCTTATCCCGTGTTCACTTCAGAGACCACGTTTTGGCTTACAGCCAGAGGTTCCTAGCCGCCGAAGCCGTGGAGCTGCAGGCTGCGGACGAGATGATCGGCTCGGATAACGGCGAGAGTGCAGACGGGATGAAGCTGGTTCAGCTCCTCATTTCCTGCGCCGAAGCCGTGGCTTGCAGGGACAAGTCACGCGCTTCGGTTTTGCTGTCGGAGCTACGCTCCAGCGCGTTGGTTTTCGGGACGTCGTTCCAGCGCGTGGCGTCCTGTTTCGTGCAGGGGCTAGCGGACCGGCTCGCCCTGGTTCAGCCGCTCGGGACGGTCGGGTATCTGACTCCGGCGGCGGCGTTGGATGCCGCCGCCGCGTCGGAGAAGGACGAAGCGCTCCGGCTGGTTTACGAGATTTGTCCGCACATTCAATTCGGTCATTATATAGCCAACGCTTCTATTGTAGAAGCCCTTGAGGGAGAGAGTTTCATTCATGTGGTGGATTTGGGGCTGAGTTTGGGCCTTCCTTATGGACATCAATGGCGGCACCTAATCCAACGCCTCGCCTCCTCCAACCGCCCCTTGCGCCGCCTGAGGATCACGGCGGTCGGAACATTACTCCACCGCTTCCGATCGATCGGAGAAGAGCTCAAGGACTACGCATCCGGCCACGGAATAAACCTAGAATTCTCAATCGTCGAGAGCAATTTGGAAACCCTAAAAGCATCGGACATAAAAATCGTCGACGGCGAGGTCCTCGCCGTGAACAGCGTCCTCCAGCTCCACCGCGTCGTGAAAGAGAGCCGCGGCGCTCTCAACTCCGTCCTCCAAATCATCCACGAGCTCTCGCCGAAGATCCTGGTGCTTGTGGAGCAGGATTCCGGCCACAACGGCCCCTTCTTTCTCGGCAGATTCATGGAGGCTCTGCACTACTACTCCGCCATTTTCGATTCCTTGGACGCGATGCTGCCAAAATACGACACGAGGAGAGCGAAGATCGAGCAGTTCTACTTCGCGGAGGAGATTAAGAACATTGTGAGCTGTGAGGGGCCGGCGAGGGTGGAGAGGCATGAGAGGGTGGATCAATGGCGGCGGAGGATGAGTCGGGCCGGGTTTCAAGCCGCCCCGATAAAAATGGTGGCTCAAGCCAAGCAGTGGCTCGCAAAGACGAGCCCCTGTGAAGGCTACACCGTCACAGAAGAAAAAGGTTGCCTCGTGCTTGGATGGCATTCCAAGCCCATTGTGGCCGCCTCTTGCTGGAAATGCTAG
- the LOC115996764 gene encoding nucleoside diphosphate kinase 2, chloroplastic, translated as MEALTLVGSATPSVSSSLSASYPSPNTLSYAPSRNLSARAAANNNNYHHLSSFKPVSRLFSYSPSRPHTQRKNHVFLPHLVASLEEVQQTYIMIKPDGVQRGLVGEIISRFERKGFKLTGLKLFQCPNELAEEHYKDLQSKPFFPKLIKYITSGPVVCMAWEGIGVVASARKLIGATNPLNAEPGTIRGDLAVQTGRNVVHGSDSPENGKREIALWFKEGELSEWTPAQEPWLIE; from the exons ATGGAGGCTCTAACGTTGGTGGGTTCTGCCACTCCTAGCGTTTCTTCTTCACTCTCTGCTTCTTACCCCTCACCCAATACCTTATCCTACGCTCCCTCCCGGAACCTATCCGCACGCGCCGCcgccaacaacaacaactaccACCACCTATCATCATTCAAACCAGTGTCCCGTCTGTTCTCGTATTCCCCGTCTCGCCCTCATACCCAACGGAAAAATCATGTCTTTCTTCCTCACTTGGTTGCTTCCCTG GAAGAAGTGCAGCAGACTTACATTATGATTAAGCCAGATGGTGTCCAGAGGGGCCTT GTTGGAGAGATAATTTCTAGGTTTGAGAGGAAGGGATTTAAGCTAACAGGGCTAAAGCTCTTTCAATGCCCCAATGAATTGGCAGAG GAGCATTACAAGGATCTGCAATCGAAGCCATTCTTTCCGAAGCTGATCAAGTACATTACGTCTGGTCCTGTTGTGTGTATG GCTTGGGAGGGCATCGGTGTTGTTGCATCAGCCCGGAAGTTAATAGGAGCTACAAATCCTCTTAATGCTGAACCAGGCACAATCAGAGGAGACCTTGCTGTTCAAACTGGAAG GAATGTGGTGCATGGAAGTGACAGCCCTGAGAATGGCAAACGCGAAATAG CTCTGTGGTTCAAAGAAGGAGAATTATCTGAATGGACACCAGCTCAAGAACCGTGGTTGATAGAATAG
- the LOC115996745 gene encoding elongator complex protein 3: MATAAVTEARKLPRPGRGGVVSHGMTEEEARVRAIAEIVNNMVDLSRRGKDVDLNGLKSAACRKYGLSRAPKLVEMIAALPETERESLLPKLRAKPVRTASGIAVVAVMSKPHRCPHIATTGNICVYCPGGPDSDFEYSTQSYTGYEPTSMRAIRARYNPYVQARSRIDQLKRLGHSVDKVEFILMGGTFMSLPADYRDYFIRNLHDALSGHTSANVEEAVAYSEHSAVKCIGMTIETRPDYCLGPHLRQMLSYGCTRLEIGVQSTYEDVARDTNRGHTVAAVADCFCLAKDAGFKVVSHMMPDLPNVGVERDLESFKEFFDSPMFRADGLKIYPTLVIRGTGLYELWKTGRYRNYPPEQLIDIVARILAMVPPWTRVYRVQRDIPMPLVTSGVEKGNLRELALARMDDLGLKCRDVRTREAGIQDIHHKIKPEEVELVRRDYTANEGWETFLSYEDTRQDILVGLLRLRKCGKNVTCPELTGRCSIVRELHVYGTAVPVHGRDADKLQHQGYGTLLMEEAERIARQEHRSKKIAVISGVGTRHYYRKLGYELEGPYMVKCLV, translated from the exons ATGGCGACGGCGGCGGTTACTGAGGCGAGGAAGCTCCCTCGTCCGGGGAGGGGCGGCGTGGTGTCTCACGGCATGACGGAGGAGGAGGCTCGAGTCCGCGCGATAGCCGAGATCGTGAACAATATGGTGGACCTTTCTCGGAGGGGCAAGGACGTGGACCTCAACGGCCTCAAATCAGCAGCTTGTCGAAAATACGGCCTCTCTCGGGCTCCCAAGCTTGTAGAGATGATTGCGGCGTTGCCGGAGACGGAGCGCGAGTCGCTACTGCCGAAACTGCGTGCCAAGCCTGTCCGTACTGCCTCCGGTATTGCTGTAGTGGCCGTCATGTCGAAGCCCCATCGGTGCCCTCACATAGCCACCACTGGGAATATTTGTGTTTATTGCCCCGGCGGGCCGGATTCGGATTTCGAATATAGTACTCAGTCGTATACGGGTTACGAGCCGACCAGTATGCGAGCTATTCGAGCTAG ATATAATCCCTATGTCCAGGCCAGAAGCAGGATTGATCAACTTAAGAGGTTGGGCCACAGTGTTGATAAG GTAGAATTCATCTTAATGGGAGGCACTTTTATGTCATTGCCAGCAGACTACAGAGACTATTTTATCAGGAATCTTCATGATGCTTTATCAGGGCATACTTCTGCCAATGTTGAAGAGGCAGTTGCTTACTCGGAGCATAGTGCTGTAAAATGTATTGGAATGACTATTGAAAC GAGGCCAGATTACTGCCTCGGGCCTCATTTACGACAGATGCTTTCTTATGGCTGCACACGCTTGGAAATTGGGGTGCAAAGCACATACGAGGATGTTGCTCGTGACACCAATAGAGGCCACACAGTGGCAGCTGTGGCTGATTGCTTTTGCCTGGCAAAGGATGCTGGTTTCAAG GTAGTTTCTCATATGATGCCAGATCTTCCAAATGTTGGAGTTGAGAGAGACCTGGAGAGTTTTAAGGAATTTTTTGATAGCCCTATGTTCAGAGCTGATGGGCTTAAAATTTATCCGACACTAGTTATTCGCGGGACTGGACTCTATGAACTCTGGAAAACTGGAAg ATATAGAAACTATCCCCCTGAGCAGCTGATTGACATTGTTGCTCGAATCCTTGCAATGGTTCCCCCGTGGACGCGTGTTTATAGAGTTCAGCGGGATATTCCTATGCCTTTAGTAACTTCAGGAGTCGAGAAGGGAAATCTTCGTGAATTGGCCTTAGCTCGTATGGATGATCTTGGCTTGAAGTGTCGAGATGTTAGAACACGTGAAGCTGGAATCCAG GACATTCACCATAAAATTAAACCAGAGGAAGTTGAACTTGTTCGTCGTGACTATACAGCAAATGAGGGCTGGGAAACTTTTCTCTCATACGAAGATACACGTCAG GATATTCTCGTAGGTTTACTTCGACTGCGCAAATGTGGAAAGAACGTAACTTGCCCAGAACTTACAGGAAGATGTTCTATTGTAAGGGAGCTTCATGTATATGGGACCGCTGTCCCTGTGCATGGGCGCGATGCAGATAAGCTGCAGCACCAGGGCTATGGGACCTTGCTTATGGAGGAGGCGGAGCGGATAGCTCGTCAGGAGCATAGATCGAAAAAGATAGCTGTTATCTCGGGTGTAGGAACCCGCCATTACTATAGGAAGTTGGGCTATGAACTAGAAGGCCCTTACATGGTAAAGTGTCTTGTATGA
- the LOC115997471 gene encoding uncharacterized protein slr0889-like isoform X1: MLVHFDLKDFQEKFSTQLRPWQRSFQFWARTADIYTGYKAFQVRMCFEKDVQKQEAMWERQHEVAAEKIYNMCSELGGFFLKVAQIIGKPDLAPAAWVRRLVTLCDQAPATSYSVIKVVLEKELGQSVDDLFERFDVEPLGSASIAQVHRARLRGNKNDVVVKVQHPGVQELMMTDIRNLQAFALYMQKTDIKFDLFSVTKEMEKQISYEFDFKREADAMQRIQNFLYKNNKKSPVLVPRVMRDMVSRRVLVMEYIDGIPILKMGDEMAKRGINPSGKLAVAAKQNILKSLSLAYGQMILKSGFFHADPHPGNILICKGSEVALLDYGQVKDLPENLRLGYANLILAIADNDQVKALQSYRELGINTVCKCEDELKELLRLAQTMFDTKLPPGVTMLQPFSEGSSIKKIAVQAFPEELFSVLRTVHLLRGLSVGLGINYSVAEQWRPLAEEALYRAGRLTGKELKSVQRQGIFRRNFWR, translated from the exons ATGCTTGTCCATTTCGATCTCAAGGACTTCCAAGAAAAGTTTTCAACCCAGCTGAGACCATGGCAACGTTCTTTCCAGTTCTGGGCTCGCACTGCTGATATCTACACTGGTTATAAA GCATTTCAAGTGAGAATGTGCTTTGAGAAGGATGTACAGAAGCAGGAGGCGATGTGGGAGAGGCAGCATGAGGTTGCTGCAGAGAAGATATACAACATGTGTTCTGAGCTCGGTGGCTTTTTCCTAAAG GTTGCTCAAATTATTGGGAAGCCTGATTTGGCTCCGGCTGCATGGGTCAGAAGGCTAGTTACTCTCTGCGATCAAGCCCCTGCTACGTCATATAGTGTGATCAAAGTAGTGCTGGAGAAGGAGTTGGGTCAAAGTGTTGATGACCTGTTTGAACGATTTGATGTGGAACCACTTGGTTCTGCTTCCATTGCACAG GTTCACCGTGCTAGACTTAGAGGCAACAAGAATGATGTTGTTGTCAAG GTCCAACATCCAGGTGTTCAAGAACTGATGATGACAGATATCCGTAACCTTCAAGCCTTTGCATTATACATGCAAAAGACAGATATCAAGTTTGATTTATTCTCTGTAACCAAGGAAATGGAGAAACAG ATTAGTTATGAATTTGACTTTAAGAGGGAGGCTGATGCTATGCAAAGAATTCAAAATTTTCTATACAAGAATAACAAGAAGTCACCAGTTCTGGTGCCACGGGTGATGCGAGATATGGTCAGCAG GAGGGTTCTAGTTATGGAGTATATTGATGGAATACCAATTCTAAAGATGGGGGACGAAATGGCAAAGAGAGGCATAAATCCTAGTGGCAAGTTGGCAGTAGCTGCAAAGCA GAATATCCTGAAAAGTTTATCACTTGCATATGGGCAAATGATACTAAAGAGTGGTTTCTTTCACGCAGATCCTCATCCTGGAAATATTTTAATCTGTAAAGGTTCTGAG GTTGCCTTGCTTGACTATGGGCAAGTGAAGGATCTTCCTGAGAATCTGAGGCTAGGATATGCTAACTTGATTCTTGCTATTGCTGATAATGACCAGGTGAAGGCCCTACAGAGTTACAG AGAGCTTGGAATAAACACCGTGTGCAAATGCGAGGATGAACTAAAAGAGCTGCTTAGACTGGCACAAACTATGTTTGATACAAAACTACCCCCTGGCGTGACAATGCTTCAACCTTTCTCTGAAGGatcttcaattaaaaaaattgcggTTCAG GCGTTTCCAGAGGAACTGTTTTCTGTTCTTCGCACAGTACATCTACTTAGAGGACTTAGCGTCGGACTAGGAATTAATTATTCAGTTGCTGAGCAGTGGAGACCGCTTGCTGAGGAAGCACTATACCGGGCAGGAAGACTTACAG GGAAAGAGCTCAAAAGTGTGCAGAGGCAAGGAATTTTTAGAAGAAATTTTTGGAGATAA
- the LOC115996763 gene encoding GDP-mannose transporter GONST3 produces MSNDVENPKGESTAKSLHATPPPPSHDVQSTWYSDLLQRASVYGVAAGYCISASLLSIINKWAIMKFPYPGALTALQYFTSAAGVLIFGCLKLLEHDKLELLTLWRFLPAAIIFYLSLFTNSELLLHANVDTFIVFRSAVPIFVAIGETLYLHQPWPAIKTWLSLGTIFAGSVLYVMTDYQFTLAAYSWALAYLVSMSIDFVYIKHVVMTIGLNTWGLVLYNNLEALLLFPIELLIMGELKKIEHDKEESDWYSFQVVLPVGLSCLFGLSISFFGFSCRKAISATGFTVLGIVNKLLTVVINLVIWDKHSTFIGTVGLLICMFGGVMYQQSTSNKPKGVKDTSPQTGEEEQEKLLEMQSSNDSNNNEKQVTEPEGGKQ; encoded by the coding sequence ATGTCTAATGATGTGGAAAATCCTAAAGGTGAGAGTACTGCAAAGTCTCTTCATGCTACTCCTCCACCTCCTTCCCATGATGTCCAGTCAACCTGGTACAGTGACTTACTTCAGCGAGCATCGGTTTATGGCGTAGCTGCCGGGTACTGTATTTCAGCATCTTTGTTGTCTATCATAAACAAGTGGGCCATAATGAAATTCCCTTACCCAGGTGCACTGACTGCCCTGCAGTATTTCACGAGTGCAGCTGGGGTCCTAATTTTTGGGTGTCTCAAGTTATTAGAACACGATAAGCTTGAGCTTTTGACATTGTGGCGGTTTCTCCCTGCAGCGATTATATTCTACCTCTCTCTTTTTACAAACAGTGAACTTCTCCTCCATGCCAATGTTGATACGTTTATTGTCTTCAGATCAGCAGTCCCCATCTTTGTTGCAATAGGAGAGACCCTCTATCTCCACCAACCTTGGCCAGCAATTAAGACATGGTTGTCACTTGGTACCATCTTTGCTGGTAGTGTGCTTTATGTCATGACAGATTACCAGTTCACTCTCGCTGCTTATAGCTGGGCATTGGCCTACTTAGTGAGCATGTCCATTGACTTTGTTTACATCAAGCACGTTGTTATGACAATTGGGTTGAACACATGGGGTCTTGTGCTGTACAACAACCTCGAGGCACTGCTACTTTTTCCAATTGAGCTACTTATAATGGGggaattgaagaaaattgaGCATGATAAGGAGGAATCAGATTGGTATAGTTTTCAAGTGGTCCTGCCCGTAGGGCTCTCGTGCTTGTTTGGTTTATCCATTTCTTTCTTCGGATTCTCCTGTCGCAAGGCCATCTCTGCCACTGGATTTACTGTTCTCGGCATAGTTAACAAGCTTTTGACAGTTGTTATAAATCTTGTTATTTGGGACAAACATTCGACTTTTATTGGAACAGTGGGGCTCTTGATATGCATGTTTGGTGGCGTCATGTACCAACAGTCAACAAGCAATAAACCGAAGGGTGTGAAAGACACGAGTCCACAAACAGGGGAGGAGGAACAAGAGAAACTGCTTGAAATGCAGAGCAGCAACGATAGCAATAACAATGAGAAACAAGTTACAGAACCTGAAGGAGGAAAGCAGTAG
- the LOC115996746 gene encoding 30S ribosomal protein S21, chloroplastic, producing the protein MVISLSPSFSGSISSRSPLNPSPINPRPKSGDHLSLSSSALHFRPLSASQATSNLLPVTQTSHHSRSLVSAAFPSFPSSNDPLFDPYCNVGIIVGEGEPGERVLGRLRREVSRAGIIRECRRRRFFETTQEKKKRKSRDAARRNRMRRPPPRVQQQGIAESRKDEEGYKSDEDNWDISDVEAPYT; encoded by the exons ATGGTCATCTCGTTGTCACCGTCGTTCTCCGGGTCCATCTCTTCCCGTTCTCCCCTAAACCCTTCTCCCATAAACCCCCGCCCAAAATCCGGCGATCACCTCTCTCTATCTTCCTCCGCGCTCCATTTCCGCCCTCTCTCCGCTTCACAAGCAACATCCAACTTGCTCCCAGTAACCCAAACCAGCCACCATAGTCGCTCGCTTGTTTCGGCCGCGTTTCCTTCCTTCCCATCTTCCAACGATCCTTTGTTCGATCCGTACTGCAACGTCGGGATCATCGTCGGCGAGGGCGAGCCGGGAGAGCGAGTTCTCGGCCGCTTACGCCGCGAGGTCAGCCGGGCTGGGATTATACGGGAATGTAGGCGCCGGAGGTTCTTTGAGACCACTCAGGAGAAGAAGAAACGCAAATCCCGTGATGCTGCCAGGCGCAATCGAATGAG GCGCCCTCCACCAAGAGTTCAACAGCAGGGTATAGCTGAAAGTCGGAAAGATGAGGAGGGTTATAAATCAGATGAAGATAACTGGGACATCAGTGATGTTGAAGCGCCATATACTTAA